One genomic segment of Penaeus chinensis breed Huanghai No. 1 chromosome 24, ASM1920278v2, whole genome shotgun sequence includes these proteins:
- the LOC125037909 gene encoding secreted protein C-like, translating to MKSLILISVIALVASVPDGYNLSGPRGGSFTNGAAGASRGTITQGASSGIATFQGTTSGLTVGQGTSSGASFGRGTASGAAVSRGTSSGTSSGFGATSQGPCRGGQVHHVDGRCVTPRVNRRVFVYDVPSNAQTSGPVNIPEPRVETNILLIRSPEGGLGPQPVVIPPPRQNHVVYVLNKQSSAGPGVIEVPSSGPTTPEVYFVNYAEGENPTLPGGVDLQSALQAASQGAAQTVGSAGQAVSSSGHAVASSGHSGSSVGQAFGSGVSSGSFGGQVGVLGGLSGSVVGQAIGSSGHAGSSGSQVSVGQTSSGGGQSFARRPPGLYTQP from the exons ATGAAGAGCTTG ATTTTGATTTCCGTCATTGCACTTGTGGCTTCTGTGCCCGATGGCTACAACTTGTCTGGGCCTCGAGGAGGAAGCTTTACTAATGGAGCCGCTGGTGCTTCGAGAGGAACAATCACTCAAGGAGCTTCCTCGGGGATAGCCACTTTTCAAGGAACCACTTCCGGATTAACCGTTGGGCAAGGTACTTCATCGGGAGCTTCCTTTGGTAGAGGAACTGCATCCGGAGCGGCAGTCAGCCGCGGAACTTCTTCGGGAACATCCTCTGGCTTTGGAGCCACGAGCCAGGGTCCTTGCAGAGGTGGACAGGTGCATCACGTGGATGGAAGGTGTGTGACGCCTCGTGTGAACCGTCGCGTGTTTGTCTACGACGTTCCCTCCAACGCCCAGACAAGCGGTCCTGTCAACATCCCCGAACCTCGCGTCGAGACCAACATTCTGTTAATCCGGTCTCCCGAAGGCGGTCTTGGACCGCAACCCGTGGTCATTCCTCCACCCCGACAGAATCACGTGGTTTACGTCCTGAACAAGCAAAGCAGTGCAGGGCCAGGAGTGATCGAAGTACCCTCATCCGGCCCTACAACCCCTGAGGTTTACTTCGTCAACTACGCCGAAGGAGAGAACCCAACCCTTCCAGGCGGGGTGGACCTCCAATCGGCTCTTCAAGCGGCCAGTCAAGGTGCAGCTCAGACTGTTGGTTCAGCAGGACAGGCTGTTTCCTCAAGTGGCCACGCTGTAGCTTCGTCAGGTCATTCTGGTTCGTCTGTTGGCCAGGCCTTTGGATCAGGGGTTTCATCTGGGTCCTTTGGCGGTCAAGTGGGCGTGTTAGGAGGACTCTCTGGCTCTGTCGTTGGGCAGGCGATTGGCTCCTCAGGTCATGCTGGCTCTTCTGGAAGTCAGGTTTCAGTAGGTCAGACTTCCTCTGGTGGAGGTCAGTCCTTTGCAAGGCGGCCTCCTGGCCTGTACACGCAGCCCTAG
- the LOC125037907 gene encoding uncharacterized protein LOC125037907 translates to MKSLILISVIALAASMPNGYNLSGPRGGSFTHGASGVITQGASSGIATFQGTTFGSTVGQGTSGASFGRGTASGVAVSRGTSSGTSSGFGATSQGLCGGGQVRHVDGRCVTPRVNRRVFVYDVPSNAQTSGPVNVPEPRVETNILLIRSPEGGLGPQPVVIPPPRQNHVVYVLNKQSSAGPGVIEVPSSGPTTPEVYFVNYAEGENPTLPGGVDLQSALQAASQGAAQTVGSAGQAVSSSRHAVASSGHSGSSVGQAFGSGVSSGSFGGQVGVLGGLSGSVVGQAIGSSGQAGSSGGQVSVVQTSSGGGQSFARRPPGLYTQP, encoded by the exons ATGAAGAGCTTG ATTTTGATTTCCGTTATTGCACTTGCGGCTTCCATGCCCAATGGCTATAACTTATCTGGGCCTCGAGGAGGAAGCTTTACTCATGGAGCCTCTGGAGTAATCACTCAAGGAGCTTCCTCGGGGATAGCCACTTTCCAAGGAACCACTTTCGGATCAACCGTTGGGCAAGGTACTTCTGGAGCCTCCTTTGGTCGAGGAACTGCCTCCGGAGTGGCTGTCAGCCGCGGAACTTCTTCGGGAACATCCTCTGGCTTTGGAGCCACGAGCCAGGGTCTTTGCGGAGGTGGACAGGTGCGTCACGTGGATGGAAGGTGTGTGACGCCTCGTGTGAACCGTCGCGTGTTTGTCTACGACGTTCCCTCCAACGCCCAGACAAGCGGCCCTGTCAACGTCCCCGAACCTCGCGTCGAGACCAACATTCTGTTAATCCGGTCTCCCGAAGGCGGTCTTGGACCGCAGCCTGTGGTCATTCCTCCACCCCGACAGAATCACGTGGTTTACGTCCTGAACAAGCAAAGCAGTGCAGGGCCAGGAGTGATCGAAGTACCCTCATCCGGCCCTACAACCCCTGAGGTTTACTTCGTCAACTACGCCGAAGGAGAGAACCCAACCCTTCCAGGCGGGGTGGACCTCCAATCGGCTCTTCAAGCGGCCAGTCAAGGTGCAGCTCAGACTGTTGGTTCAGCAGGACAGGCTGTTTCCTCAAGTCGCCACGCTGTAGCTTCGTCAGGTCATTCTGGTTCGTCTGTTGGCCAGGCCTTTGGATCAGGGGTCTCATCTGGGTCCTTTGGCGGTCAAGTGGGCGTGTTAGGAGGACTCTCTGGCTCTGTCGTTGGGCAGGCGATTGGCTCCTCAGGTCAAGCTGGCTCTTCTGGAGGTCAGGTTTCAGTAGTTCAGACTTCCTCTGGTGGAGGTCAGTCCTTTGCAAGACGGCCTCCTGGCCTGTACACGCAGCCCTAG